A window of the Erpetoichthys calabaricus chromosome 10, fErpCal1.3, whole genome shotgun sequence genome harbors these coding sequences:
- the LOC114658770 gene encoding histone H1-like: MAETAPAAAPAPAKAPKKKTSSKPKKTGPSVSDLIVKAVSASKERHGLSLAGLKKALVAGGYDVEKNNARVKLSVKSLVSKGSLVQTTGTGASGSFKINKKPSEPKVKSTKKKATPKKKPAAKKPAAAKKVKKPAAKKPAAAKKTAKKPTAAKKATKSPKKAKPAAKPKKAVKSPKKAKAAKPKVAKAKTVKKAAPKKK, encoded by the coding sequence ATGGCAGAAACAGCTCCAGCAGCGGCACCCGCTCCGGCTAAAGCGCCAAAGAAGAAAACGAGCTCGAAGCCTAAAAAGACCGGCCCTAGCGTGTCTGATTTGATCGTCAAGGCTGTGTCGGCTTCGAAAGAGCGCCACGGGCTCTCGTTGGCTGGGCTCAAGAAGGCTCTTGTTGCCGGTGGTTACGATGTGGAGAAGAATAACGCCCGCGTAAAACTGTCCGTGAAAAGCCTTGTGAGTAAAGGCTCTCTCGTGCAGACAACAGGTACTGGGGCCTCTGGgtcttttaaaatcaataagaaaCCGTCAGAACCGAAGGTGAAGTCCACCAAGAAAAAGGCGACTCCGAAAAAGAAGCCAGCGGCGAAAAAGCCCGCTGCAGCCAAGAAAGTGAAGAAACCGGCAGCGAAGAAACCCGCGGCAGCCAAGAAAACTGCTAAGAAGCCTACAGCAGCGAAGAAAGCCACTAAGAGCCCCAAGAAAGCGAAGCCGGCTGCAAAGCCCAAAAAGGCGGTTAAGAGCCCGAAGAAGGCCAAAGCAGCAAAGCCCAAGGTGGCCAAAGCGAAGACTGTAAAGAAGGCAGCACCGAAAAAGAAGTGA